From Halodesulfovibrio aestuarii DSM 17919 = ATCC 29578, the proteins below share one genomic window:
- the rsgA gene encoding ribosome small subunit-dependent GTPase A: MNKQRSSESNIDCSTSSLVLLGWNSFFQASFDGMDNPSGSPVRVSGVRRHSFLVTNGQREWLTTISGRLLHQKQEVFPAVGDWVLVKDSVITTVLPREKTLSRGASGGRGKHEDAARQQQVIAANVDIVIIVCGLDRDFNLRRIERYITLVYNCGLTPVVVLTKADTQVVPETFVCEVEAIAFGVSVHLLGFQDDTGLMKLKAHLDGSTKTAAMIGSSGAGKSTLLNRLVGKDIQRTGAVSSAVVKGKHTTTERDLIMLPDGGMIVDNPGIREIAFWDAGDGVSMSFGDIEELAAGCRFHDCSHTSEPGCRVLEAVATGTVSEERLVSYHKMKRELSYAAERQHKSAERLEKERWKDIAQIVKAIKKRR; this comes from the coding sequence ATGAATAAACAACGTAGTAGTGAGAGCAACATCGATTGTTCGACATCCAGTTTAGTGCTGTTAGGGTGGAATAGTTTTTTTCAGGCTTCTTTTGACGGGATGGATAATCCTTCGGGGTCTCCTGTGAGAGTAAGTGGTGTGAGAAGGCATTCGTTTTTAGTCACTAATGGCCAACGAGAATGGCTAACGACCATATCCGGCAGGTTATTGCATCAAAAGCAGGAAGTGTTTCCGGCAGTGGGTGACTGGGTTCTGGTGAAGGATTCAGTAATTACAACAGTTCTTCCTCGTGAAAAAACGTTGTCTCGCGGTGCTTCTGGCGGGCGAGGCAAGCATGAGGATGCAGCAAGACAACAGCAAGTTATTGCTGCTAATGTTGATATTGTAATTATTGTTTGCGGGCTTGATCGGGACTTTAATTTGCGCCGGATAGAGAGATATATAACCCTCGTATACAACTGCGGCTTAACTCCTGTCGTTGTGCTGACAAAAGCAGACACGCAGGTGGTTCCAGAAACATTTGTGTGTGAGGTTGAGGCTATTGCTTTTGGTGTGTCTGTACATTTACTTGGCTTTCAAGATGATACAGGACTGATGAAACTAAAAGCACACCTTGATGGCAGTACAAAAACAGCTGCAATGATTGGTTCCTCCGGTGCCGGTAAGTCTACGTTATTGAATCGTCTTGTTGGAAAAGACATCCAGCGAACCGGTGCCGTGAGCAGTGCTGTTGTGAAAGGTAAACACACAACGACAGAGCGCGATTTGATAATGTTACCTGATGGTGGGATGATTGTTGATAACCCGGGAATCAGAGAGATTGCGTTTTGGGATGCAGGCGACGGTGTATCGATGTCTTTTGGGGATATTGAAGAACTAGCTGCTGGATGTCGATTTCATGATTGTTCCCACACCTCCGAGCCAGGCTGTCGTGTGTTGGAAGCAGTGGCAACAGGAACTGTTTCAGAAGAACGTCTTGTCAGCTACCATAAGATGAAGCGAGAATTGTCTTA